The following coding sequences are from one Muntiacus reevesi chromosome 17, mMunRee1.1, whole genome shotgun sequence window:
- the PBK gene encoding lymphokine-activated killer T-cell-originated protein kinase: protein MEETNNFKTPSRLSEKRKSALCLTPCINIPASPFMQKLGFGTGVNVYLMQRSPRGLSHSPWAVKKINPRCNDDYQSMYQKRLTDEAKILKSLNHPNIIGYRAFTKASDGSLCLAMEYGGEKSLNDLIEERNKDSQDPFPAAIILKVALNMARGLKYLHQDKKLLHGDIKSSNVVIKGDFETIKICDVGVSLPLDENMTVTDPEACYIGTEPWKPKEALEEDGIITDKADIFAFGLTLWEMMTLSIPHINLPDDDDDEDKTFDESDFDDDAYYAALGTRPPINMEELDETYQKVIELFSVCTNEDPKDRPSAARIVEALEVDVQ, encoded by the exons ATGGAAGAAACCAATAATTTCAAGACACCAAGCAGATTATCTGAAAAAAGGAAATCTG CATTATGTTTAACTCCATGTATAAATATTCCTGCCTCTCCATTTATGCAGAAGCTTGGCTTTGGTACTGGAGTAAATGTCTACCTTATGCAAAG ATCTCCAAGAGGTTTGTCTCATTCTCCTTGGGCTGTGAAAAAGATTAATCCTAGATGTAATGATGATTATCAGAGTATGTATCAAAAGAGACTAACTGATGAAGCTAAGATTTTGAAAAGCCTCAACCACCCAAACATTATAG GTTACCGTGCTTTCACTAAAGCTAGCGATGGCAGTCTGTGTCTTGCTATGGAATATGGAGGTGAAAAGTCTCTGAATGACTTAATAGAAGAACGAAATAAAGATAGCCAGGATCCTTTTCCAGCagccataattttaaaagttgctttgAACATGGCAAGAGGGTTAAAG TATCTGCACCAAGATAAGAAACTGCTCCATGGAGATATAAAGTCTTCAAATGTTGTTATTAAAGGTGATTTTGAAACAATTAAAATCTGTGATGTAGGAGTCTCTCTTCCATTGGATGAAAATATGACTG TGACTGACCCCGAGGCCTGTTACATCGGCACTGAGCCTTGGAAACCTAAGGAAGCTCTGGAGGAGGATGGTATTATTACTGACAAGGCAGACATATTTGCCTTTGGTCTTACTCTGTGGGAAATGATGACTTTATCTATTCCACACATTAATCTtccagatgatgatgatgatgaag ATAaaacttttgatgaaagtgactTTGATGATGATGCATACTATGCAGCTTTGGGAACTAGACCACCTATTAACATGGAGGAACTGGATGAAACGTACCAGAAAGTAATTGAGCTCTTCTCCGTATGCACTAATGAAGATCCTAAAGACCGTCCTTCTGCCGCGCGCATTGTTGAGGCTTTAGAAGTGGATGTCCAGTGA